A genomic window from Diospyros lotus cultivar Yz01 chromosome 2, ASM1463336v1, whole genome shotgun sequence includes:
- the LOC127794786 gene encoding uncharacterized protein LOC127794786: protein MAALKPKAGEAQGARINQPLNPEIMAAIPSKRFRIPAIKPYAGTSDLMDHLDLFTSHMMVQDASDAMWCRVFLATLEGHARACFLAHFAPLRRHQRSTMDLVSMKQNQGEPLKDFVSRFNMEALSIENFDHNVAMVAFQNALRPGPFAQSLAKMPPITFMDILGRATKYINAKEVMQAKRVEHVEKKDKKKHHEERKSDDRREKHRPRCDSGGFTPLNAPRADILATIKGKDYLKKPRPIKAPSDKRNRSKYCYFHRDHGHDTEECHQLKEEIQELINRGFLKSYVAKAGDSRRRRDQRSRSRIPPKRDRADDRDRAQRERLHRGEDDHLQPPVFHTLAVGEVPVMKGEGGGAVRLKRSRSVDPISFSDSDLPGYPNRNDPLVITTELGKWELRRILVDPRSSSEILYRQAFLGMGYEMTQLRTSRVPF, encoded by the exons ATGGCTGCCCTGAAGCCGAAGGCTGGAGAGGCTCAGGGAGCAAGGATAAATCAGCCCCTTAACCCGGAGATCATGGCGGCCATACCATCGAAGCGTTTCCGCATTCCGGCCATTAAGCCTTATGCGGGGACCTCTGACCTGATGGATCACCTTGATCTCTTTACCTCTCACATGATGGTACAGGACGCctcagacgcgatgtggtgtaggGTTTTCTTGGCCACCCTGGAGGGGCATGCACGGGCTTG CTTTCTAGCGCATTTTGCACCTCTCCGGAGGCATCAAAGGTCCACCATGGACTTGGTAAGTATGAAGCAGAACCAAGGAGAGCCCTTGAAGGACTTCGTCTCACGTTTTAATATGGAAGCCTTGAGTATAGAGAACTTTGACCATAATGTAGCTATGGTGGCGTTCCAGAACGCCCTGAGGCCCGGCCCTTTCGCCCAGTCATTAGCCAAAATGCCCCCGATTACATTCATGGACATATTGGGTCGGGCcacgaagtacataaatgccAAAGAGGTCATGCAGGCTAAGAGGGTGGAGCATGtggagaagaaggataaaaagaagcatCATGAGGAAAGGAAGAGTGACGACCGAAGGGAAAAACATCGTCCTCGGTGCGATTCGGGTGGTTTTACTCCTCTGAATGCCCCGAGGGCAGATATCCTTGCTACTATTAAGGGTAAAGACTACTTGAAAAAGCCTCGACCGATAAAGGCACCGTCCGACAAAAGGAACCGAAGTAAATACTGCTATTTCCATCGGGATCATGGTCATGATACGGAGGAATGTCAccaattaaaggaggagatCCAGGAGCTCATCAATCGGGGTTTCCTGAAGAGCTATGTGGCCAAAGCAGGCGATTCTCGGAGAAGGAGGGACCAGCGGTCGCGATCAAGGATCCCCCCTAAGAGGGACCGCGCGGATGATCGAGATCGGGCTCAGCGGGAGAGATTGCATCGGGGGGAAGACGATCATCTTCAGCCTCCAGTATTCCATACACTCGCAGTAGGGGAGGTCCCGGTCATGAAGGGTGAAGGAGGTGGTGCCGTCCGGCTGAAAAGATCAAGGAGTgtggatccaatctctttttcagatagcGACCTCCCAGGATACCCAAATCGAAATGATCCGCTGGTGATAACAACCGAGCTCGGGAAATGGGAGCTTCGGCGGATCC